The segment GCGGCGACCTGGACCAGGCCAAGGGCGACGATCAGTGTCCCGGCCGCGCCATTGAGCAGGAAATTCGAGAGGGTCGCGCCGGCGAACGTCGGGTTGCGGAACAGCTTTAGGTTCAGGACCGGATTGTTCCTGCTCGTCTCGATTCCGAAGAACACCAGTGCAGCCACGACCGCGACGACGAGGAGTCCGATTCCGGTCCAGCTCAGCCAGCCGATCCGAGGGCCTTGCGAGATATACACGTTCAGTGCCACGAGCGCGATGATGAGGCTCACCATGCCGCCCCAGTCGAATGATCCGCCGGCTTTCGCAGCCGACTTGGATTCCGGGGTGCCCCGTAGCAGGAATAATGCGATCACTGAGAGGACGATCGAGATCCAGAAGATGGACCGCCAGCCCAGGAATGATGTCGCCATCAGGCCACCGAAGAGGGCGCAGAAGCCGGAGCCGCCCCACGAACCGATCGACCAGAAAGACAACGCCCGCTGGCGCTCCTTCCCCTCATAGTAGTTCTTCACCAGGGCCATAGTGGACGGCATGATGCACGCTGCCGAGAGGCCTTGGACGATTCGGCCGCCCAACAGCGCTGTCGCCGTGAGGCCGCCGGCGTTCTCGGGGGTCAGGGCGATCAGGAGGGACCCGAGGATGCTCAGGTAGATGCCGATGTTCATGATCCTGACGCGCCCCAGCCGGTCCGCCAGCCCGCCGGCAACCACAATGAAAATGCCTGAGAACAGCGAGGTGATCGACACCGCGAGGTTTCCCAGGGTTCGCTCGATCCCCAGTGATCCTTGGATGCCCGGGATGACGTTGAGGAGGGTCTGCGCGAACAGCCAGAAGTTGATGACCGCCAGGACGATGCCGATCAGCCATGCATCGTTTGGCTTCCACTGGGTTTCGGTTTTTGTCGGGAACTGGGAAGTGCTCATGGTTCACGCATCCTCGGAGAGGTAGGACAGTCCCGTGGCTTCGTTGACGGGTGGCGCAATAAGATCAAGCTACTCCAAGACGAGGCGAAATTGGCACCCTCCGCCTGAAATTCCGCGAGGATCTGAGCGATCGAGGGGCCTGGATCTGGTGCGAACGTCGGCCGCGACGGTGTCCTTCCTCACATATTCCTCAAGCCTGACCGCAGGCAGGAACCATGTGGAAGAATCTCACCATGCGTAGAAAATCCCCACGCCGTCTAGCTTTGGCCGCCACCGCTCTTGCGGGAGTTCTACTAACTGGCTGTTCTGCACCGTCGCCAGTGCCGACTTCATCAGCTAGCATCGCGCGCCCTTCCCAGGAAAGCGCCGTCCTGGCTCGAGCGGATTCACATCATCTTCTGAAGAGCGCCAACGCGAAAGCCGCGTTGGTGCTCTTCACTGATTTCCAATGCCCCTACTGCGCCGAGATTGATCCTTTGATTCGCCAGGTCGCGAACGACTACGCGGGCCGCATCAATGTGGTGGTCCGGAACCTCCCGCTGCCGATGCACCAGAACGCCGGACCCGGTGCACAAGCCGTGGAGGCCGCGGCATCCCAGGGCAAGCTCTCGGAAATGATGGGATTGGTTCTCGGTGGACAGGAGGAATGGTCGAAAGCAGCGGATCCTCAACCGGTGTTCACTGAATACGCGCAGCGGTTGGGACTGGACGCCGAGAAATTTGCGGCCGCTTATACCTCGGCCGCAGTTCAAGAACGGATCAGCAGGGATTATTCCGATGCTGTCGCACTTGGACTGCGCGGTACACCTTCGTTGATCCTCAACGGCAAGATGCTGCGCCTGGATTCCTATACCTATGACGAGATCAAAGTGCCTCTCGATGCTGCACTAGCCAGCTAAACAGGCCAACGCCAGGGCCAGTCCGCGGAGGAACTCCACCTTACGGCCTTGGCGGAGCTCATCCCGCCGTTCGGCGCCGGACGTGTAGCCATGCGAGAGCGTCTTGTTTATCAGAGAAGTACCGGCTCGGGCACGGCGGCAAGGGCAGCCCGCGCCGACCGTGCGCAATGACACGGTCCACGGGAGTGCTGCCCAGGATCGCGAAGGCTGTGATGGTCACCGCTTCGCTGAAGTAGCGGACCGCTTCGCGGCTGACATGCTCGACGCCCGTGATTTCTAGCAATACTGCAGCGCCCGCGCCACCCGTCAACGCCAGATACCGTTCTTGGACCAAGGTCCCGTCCTCAGCGCTGATCCGCCCTCCCGGACGCAAAGTGATCAGGACGATCCCTTCCCCAGTGTCCTCCACCGTGACGTTCGGCGGGTTTGCAGAGGACGGTTCCGGGCCGCGTTCTGCGCCGGTCACGTCGGAATCAGGATTCACCTTCGCTGGAAGGTGCAGTTCAGCCTCGTCTTGGATCAGCATCGTCATCAAATCCCCCAGAATTGATTCAACTGCGACCCCGTCGACGCAGCCCCACCCGGAATCCGCCGGAGCCGAGTACAGCCTAGGCTACCCGCGAACAGGTTCGGTGTCGAAGAACCGCGTTATCTCACGTTAACCCGCTCCCAGGGCCTACGCGTGGACTACATCCAGTCCCAGCGGGGAAGTCGGTCGGCCCGGCGTGTTTCGACAGGTCCAGATGTAAACCGGAACGCAATCGTGAGGGGATAGAGCGAA is part of the Arthrobacter methylotrophus genome and harbors:
- a CDS encoding MFS transporter, whose protein sequence is MSTSQFPTKTETQWKPNDAWLIGIVLAVINFWLFAQTLLNVIPGIQGSLGIERTLGNLAVSITSLFSGIFIVVAGGLADRLGRVRIMNIGIYLSILGSLLIALTPENAGGLTATALLGGRIVQGLSAACIMPSTMALVKNYYEGKERQRALSFWSIGSWGGSGFCALFGGLMATSFLGWRSIFWISIVLSVIALFLLRGTPESKSAAKAGGSFDWGGMVSLIIALVALNVYISQGPRIGWLSWTGIGLLVVAVVAALVFFGIETSRNNPVLNLKLFRNPTFAGATLSNFLLNGAAGTLIVALGLVQVAAGLSSLQSGLLTLGYLVAILATIRVGEKLLQRFGPKRPMIWGSAIAGIGILLTSMTFTLIGQYIVLAVIGFTLFGIGLGFYATPSTDAALSNVPDDEAGAAAGIYKMASSLGNAIGVAASAALYVAAQAMDPATIRSWGLFIGNQENVGLRFGGAIGILFNLLMVVVAIIAIMITVPNERPAKRPEVPATPSLGS
- a CDS encoding DsbA family protein, which translates into the protein MPTSSASIARPSQESAVLARADSHHLLKSANAKAALVLFTDFQCPYCAEIDPLIRQVANDYAGRINVVVRNLPLPMHQNAGPGAQAVEAAASQGKLSEMMGLVLGGQEEWSKAADPQPVFTEYAQRLGLDAEKFAAAYTSAAVQERISRDYSDAVALGLRGTPSLILNGKMLRLDSYTYDEIKVPLDAALAS